The genomic interval ACCGATTACATCTATTATGGCAGTACCGAAATTCGCGGAATGCATACAAATGAACTATTGGATGTACGGGAAAAAGTCGAGACCATGGTAGACGGTGAGCTAAGGATAAAATTTCAGAAAAAGAATATATTTCCAGAATACTATATAATTTCGGTAAACCGCTATCCTGACATAGTGAAAGAAGATATAGACGAATGGATCTATATGATGAAAAACAATATAGTCAAAACCGAGTTTCATTCACGAAATATAGATAAAGCCAGAGAGAAATTAAAGATACTCAATATGAGTGAACAGGAAAGACTGGATTATGAAAAATACCTGATGAATTCAGCTATAGAAAAAGATGTTATTTCTACTGCAAGGATAGAAGGCAGAGCGGAAGGCAAAGCAGAAGGCAAAGCGGAAGGCAAAGCAGAAGAAAAACTGGAAACCACTATCAATTGTATAAAGGCCGGCTTATCTAATGAGACCATCCAAAAAGTTACAGGCCTTTCTTTAGATGAGATCCAAAAGGTAAGGGAAGGGTTGGAGAGTTGCGGGTGAGTCATCGGTAGCTCCAGGCATGATAGAGTTATACTATGAATTCCGGAACTTATTTAAAAAATCGTGTTGCCGGGATGAATAATACCTATATATCCAATGGATTTTTCAATCCAACTAGGCTATAGAATCCGGTAATTGTAAGCAACAATTCCCGAAATTAAGCTATACCAGATTTATGCTAAACCCGTATACCCTCAGAATCTTGATACAGCATTTGATACCATGCAAGCATTCACAACTAATGCTCGTGCAGAAAGTCTGATTGATGGAGCAAGGGATATTACAACCGGCTCATTTGGACTGGGTCATTTGAATGATTTCTATCAACACCAACCGAGTAGAGAGCAATTCATGAAAGACGAGGCAAAAAAGCAATTAGCCTCTGCATTTGCAACTCAATTTGGTTTTTCTCCAAAAATAGCCAAAGCTTTTGTGGATAAGAAAATAGGGAATTACGAGCAAAAAAAATCGGATAAAGAAGAACGTATTCAGGCCATAAATTCAACAGTTCAGACAGCCGTTATTACGGCTGTTTCCATGGGGGCTTTAAGTTTTCTCGGTCCCGCGGGAAATGCCATCTCCAATGTTACAAA from Leptospiraceae bacterium carries:
- a CDS encoding Rpn family recombination-promoting nuclease/putative transposase yields the protein MKNKDLLIRFDWVIKTMLRNKANFDIIEGFLSALLKEEVTVLEVLESESNQQNASQKYNRVDVLIRDSKDRKVIIEVQSDSESDFMERLLFGVSKTIVDHFRLGDAYSNISKIISVSVQYFNMGRGTDYIYYGSTEIRGMHTNELLDVREKVETMVDGELRIKFQKKNIFPEYYIISVNRYPDIVKEDIDEWIYMMKNNIVKTEFHSRNIDKAREKLKILNMSEQERLDYEKYLMNSAIEKDVISTARIEGRAEGKAEGKAEGKAEEKLETTINCIKAGLSNETIQKVTGLSLDEIQKVREGLESCG